The sequence ACGATGCCGTCACGTCAGCGAGCTTTACCGCTTTGGCCGTCACCGACGCGGCGGTCGTGACGTTGCGCAGATCGCCAAGGAAAGTATCACGCCAGACCGACAGATTGTTCTCGCGCATCGGCGCCATCATGTCCGCATGACGCGCCTGACGCTCGGCGAGCGACATCGACAATGCGCGCTCCAGCGCCTCGGCCATCTGTGACAGATCGAACGGATTGACGACCAGCGCACCCGGCAGTTGCTCGGCCGCACCGGCAAATTGCGACAACACGAGTACACCCGGATCGGCCGGATCCTGTGATGCAACGTACTCCTTCGCGACCAGGTTCATCCCGTCGCGCAGCGGCGTTACATAGCCGACCTGCGATTGACGGAACAACGCCATCAGCAGATTGCGCTCGTACTTGCGGTTCAGATACTGGATCGGCGTCCAGTCGAGTTGCGCGAACCGGCCGTTGATGCGGCCGGCTTCACCCTCAAGCGTCTGACGAATGCGCTGGTAGGTTGCCACGTCCGCGCGCGTCGGCGGCGCGATCTGCACCAGCGAAACGCGTCCGTGCCACCCTGGTGCATTCAGCAGCAGCCGTTCGAACGCCTGAAAGCGCTCCACCAAACCCTTCGAATAATCGAGCCGGTCGACGCTCATGATCAGCTTGCGCCCGCGCATGCCGTCACGCAGACTGCGCACCGGCTTGCGGTCGGTGAACTGCTCGGCGGCCTTGGCGATCGCGTCCGGATAGATGCCGATCGGGTACGCCGCCACTTTCAGGAAGCGGTTGTAGGCGTGCACCATGCCGTCTTCGCTCGAGGTGCCGTGCTGGCCGCGCTCGATATAGTCGACGAACGACTGCCGGTCCGCTTCGGTCTGGAAACCGACCACGTCGTAGCTGCACATCGCTTTGACCAATTCCTCGTGCGGCGGAATCGTGCGGAGTACTTCCGGAACCGGAAACGGAATATGCAGGAAGAAGCCGATCGGATTCTTCACGCCGATTTCTCGCAGGCAACGCGCGAATGGCAGCAGGTGATAGTCGTGCACCCAGATGATGTCATCGGGTTTGAGCAACTCCTTGAGCTGCTTGGCGAGCGTCGCGTTGACGCGCTGATAGCCCGCGTATTCCTGCCGGTCGTAGCGCGACAGGTCGTTGCGATAGTGGAACGTCGGCCACAGTGTCGCGTTGGAAAAGCCGCGATAGTACTGGTCATAGTCGCGCTTGGTGAGGCCCACCGTCGCGTACGTCACATTGCCCTGCTTCTCGATCACGGGCGCGGACGGCTCGCTCACCGTTTCACCGCTCCAGCCGAACCAGACTCCGCCGGTTTCCTTCAACGCGTCCAACACGCCGATCGCGAGGCCACCTGCCGCGGGACGGCCTTCCTGAATTGGCGCCACACGATTCGATACCACGATCAGTCTGCTCATTGGTACTCCATCTGGTCAGTTGTTTCGTTGCATACGGATATGTGCCAAAGAGGTGCACGCAAGTCGCGTGCCGTTTTTTGAGATACTGGAAATAAATATGTGTGCAAATGTGACGGACGAGCAGAAACGCGCGACATCGAAGCACCGCGAAGAATTTTTTTCTGCTTTGTATGACGAAATCGGGGCCGTTCTTACCGGCCATCCGACCGGTTCAAGCGTCCTGCTCCGAGCCGAGATCGCGCTGGTACTCCAGCCCTTCCGGACGCACGCCGCCCTGGTTGTGCTCGCCGTCTGGCGGCGCATTGGGGGCGACGCGGTTCTGCGCTGCCGGGTCTGGCGATTCCGGCGGAGCGCTGTTGCTGGTGCCTGGCCGGGCATCGCGCTTTGAGTGGCGCGCGGAACGTCGCAGTGCTGGATGTC comes from Burkholderia sp. GAS332 and encodes:
- a CDS encoding trehalose 6-phosphate synthase; protein product: MSRLIVVSNRVAPIQEGRPAAGGLAIGVLDALKETGGVWFGWSGETVSEPSAPVIEKQGNVTYATVGLTKRDYDQYYRGFSNATLWPTFHYRNDLSRYDRQEYAGYQRVNATLAKQLKELLKPDDIIWVHDYHLLPFARCLREIGVKNPIGFFLHIPFPVPEVLRTIPPHEELVKAMCSYDVVGFQTEADRQSFVDYIERGQHGTSSEDGMVHAYNRFLKVAAYPIGIYPDAIAKAAEQFTDRKPVRSLRDGMRGRKLIMSVDRLDYSKGLVERFQAFERLLLNAPGWHGRVSLVQIAPPTRADVATYQRIRQTLEGEAGRINGRFAQLDWTPIQYLNRKYERNLLMALFRQSQVGYVTPLRDGMNLVAKEYVASQDPADPGVLVLSQFAGAAEQLPGALVVNPFDLSQMAEALERALSMSLAERQARHADMMAPMRENNLSVWRDTFLGDLRNVTTAASVTAKAVKLADVTASSS